Proteins from a single region of Bacteroidia bacterium:
- a CDS encoding caspase family protein: MEDSQPVIDSSSSYALIIGIGSYADSTLNLKCTKADAMAFYNLLLNNAHAGFKPENVKLLLDQDATLLNLKKAVSGWLFQNASTESTVVVYFAGHGGQEPDKVGSEKDGLAKYLLPYDCDKTDLFSSALSNIEFDRLLKTIKARRLVFFMDACHSGGLSRSGSRSIGIVEDVTKKLAEGEGRLVIASAKPNQLSWEDEKIGHGIFTYHLLEALEGKADTDGDGYVSIIEVYKYLEQKVPLSVRQRADSLQEPQLWGDLTKDIFLTANADLVKQKKAEILHEIEERRKANREKQKQLFELFETGKMGSDIYSESLNLLSKDAESYNGQEKRLISLLQAVLKDAISVETYMDMRETIMSIPETVKERGVHQQTQPSFSTVFCTNCGARLSTGLSFCTNCGKRTG; encoded by the coding sequence ATGGAAGATTCTCAACCCGTAATTGATTCATCATCATCCTATGCCTTAATTATTGGCATTGGAAGTTATGCAGATTCAACGCTAAACTTGAAATGCACAAAAGCGGATGCGATGGCCTTTTATAATCTATTGTTGAATAATGCACATGCAGGCTTCAAACCGGAAAACGTGAAGCTTTTGCTTGACCAGGATGCTACACTTCTAAATTTAAAAAAAGCGGTGAGCGGCTGGCTGTTTCAAAATGCCAGCACTGAGTCTACGGTTGTGGTTTATTTTGCAGGACATGGCGGACAAGAACCGGATAAGGTAGGCAGTGAAAAGGATGGATTGGCCAAATATCTCTTGCCCTATGACTGCGATAAAACCGACTTGTTTTCATCGGCACTTTCAAATATAGAGTTCGATAGGTTACTAAAAACCATCAAGGCCAGGCGCCTTGTATTTTTTATGGATGCTTGCCACTCCGGAGGATTGTCCCGCTCAGGGTCACGTTCGATCGGTATAGTGGAGGACGTCACCAAAAAACTCGCGGAAGGAGAAGGACGTTTGGTTATTGCTTCTGCCAAACCGAATCAACTTTCGTGGGAGGATGAGAAAATCGGCCATGGAATCTTTACCTATCATTTACTGGAAGCATTGGAAGGTAAGGCTGATACTGATGGCGATGGATATGTATCTATTATAGAAGTGTATAAATATCTTGAACAGAAAGTTCCTCTCAGTGTGCGCCAGCGAGCTGATAGTCTCCAGGAGCCTCAATTGTGGGGAGATCTGACTAAAGACATTTTTCTAACCGCCAATGCGGATTTGGTGAAACAAAAGAAAGCAGAAATTCTTCATGAGATAGAAGAAAGGCGAAAAGCAAATCGTGAAAAACAAAAGCAGTTATTTGAATTATTTGAAACTGGAAAAATGGGAAGCGATATTTACAGCGAATCGCTCAACCTGCTTTCAAAGGATGCAGAATCATATAATGGCCAGGAGAAAAGACTCATTTCCTTGTTGCAGGCGGTTTTGAAAGATGCAATTTCCGTTGAAACATATATGGATATGCGTGAGACAATTATGAGCATTCCGGAAACTGTTAAGGAACGCGGAGTTCATCAGCAAACCCAACCATCATTTTCCACCGTCTTCTGCACTAATTGTGGCGCCCGGCTTTCGACAGGTCTTTCCTTCTGTACGAATTGTGGTAAGCGAACGGGATAA
- a CDS encoding helix-turn-helix transcriptional regulator yields MKTFSFEEVKDRYLGKRGTEKREKYEYEVRLDLIGEAIKKARKERNLTQEQLGELVGVKKAQISKIENNLTDARFETILKVFRALNAKISFNVELLNDKLSLT; encoded by the coding sequence ATGAAAACATTCAGCTTTGAGGAAGTGAAAGACCGTTACCTCGGCAAAAGAGGAACTGAAAAACGGGAAAAATACGAATATGAAGTAAGGCTTGACCTAATTGGCGAGGCGATTAAAAAAGCCCGGAAAGAACGGAATTTGACGCAGGAGCAATTAGGTGAACTTGTCGGAGTCAAGAAAGCACAAATTTCAAAAATCGAAAATAACCTGACGGACGCCCGGTTCGAAACTATTCTAAAAGTGTTCCGAGCCTTGAATGCCAAAATCAGCTTTAATGTGGAGTTGCTGAATGATAAGCTAAGCTTGACGTAA
- a CDS encoding DUF4384 domain-containing protein has translation MSNLTSESTQAKNGFVGSNELLKLVIQKLSSQILLYGLGMAILLIVAVMVVGKEYLAVIGSMFFVFLVTIIGYLFFEGKKRIEQADPKTLNQLVTAQMSTIKHSEGANGMKLWTTRKIPSISTRDISTRAKDASFKVGDKIIIHFQPDRDGYLTLLNIGTSGDMTTLFPNSLQRSNMVLANREYTIPRPEDDFEYILQGPSGKEKLKAILTNENIELMEDKLDDQGNLFKTVNAGLAARNIGIIKKKVSDLPSEAWTETSCEFEVAE, from the coding sequence ATGTCAAATCTTACCAGTGAATCTACTCAAGCCAAAAATGGCTTTGTGGGATCGAATGAGCTGCTCAAGCTTGTAATACAAAAGCTTTCCAGCCAAATACTTCTTTACGGCCTTGGTATGGCCATCCTTCTTATTGTGGCAGTGATGGTTGTTGGTAAGGAGTATTTAGCCGTTATCGGTAGCATGTTTTTCGTTTTCCTCGTTACCATAATTGGTTATTTATTTTTCGAGGGTAAGAAGCGCATAGAACAAGCTGATCCAAAAACACTGAATCAACTGGTAACTGCTCAAATGAGCACCATCAAACACAGTGAAGGGGCGAATGGAATGAAACTCTGGACAACTCGAAAAATACCTTCCATAAGCACCCGCGATATTTCCACAAGGGCAAAAGATGCATCATTCAAGGTAGGAGACAAGATCATAATCCATTTTCAGCCTGACAGGGATGGCTACCTTACCTTACTAAACATTGGGACCAGTGGAGATATGACTACCCTTTTCCCTAATTCCCTTCAACGAAGCAACATGGTGTTGGCTAATAGGGAATATACCATTCCTCGGCCTGAGGATGATTTCGAATATATATTACAGGGACCAAGTGGAAAAGAGAAACTTAAGGCCATATTGACTAACGAGAACATCGAACTGATGGAGGATAAGCTGGATGACCAAGGAAATTTATTTAAAACGGTTAATGCTGGCCTGGCTGCCCGAAATATCGGGATAATCAAGAAAAAGGTTTCAGACCTACCTTCGGAAGCCTGGACTGAAACGTCATGTGAATTTGAGGTTGCAGAATAA
- a CDS encoding DUF2085 domain-containing protein codes for MQVLQYIFRLFCHQLPSRMPVYAGESFPVCFRCGGIYLGIICGYLFWKLTKSSMPGLKSLWIVGLTIPLTIDGTANYLEVWDSHGWLRALTGLLMGVSLPQFLALLKANDSKPITYWKMSLAVLMSLSMGLMFIYLLVAPPNATIFNLLAFIVAMALFSFLTDLIVQCPFFKIKSPVKLPVKILKYGRFSTRN; via the coding sequence GTGCAAGTACTCCAGTATATATTCCGGCTCTTTTGCCATCAGTTGCCCTCAAGAATGCCCGTATATGCCGGTGAGTCGTTTCCCGTGTGTTTCAGGTGTGGAGGTATTTACCTCGGAATTATATGCGGTTATCTGTTTTGGAAATTAACCAAGTCTTCAATGCCCGGATTGAAATCATTGTGGATAGTTGGACTTACCATTCCTTTGACCATTGACGGTACTGCTAATTATTTGGAGGTGTGGGATTCTCATGGTTGGCTCCGGGCCTTGACGGGACTTCTGATGGGTGTCTCATTGCCCCAGTTTCTTGCGCTATTGAAAGCCAACGATTCCAAACCCATAACTTATTGGAAAATGTCACTGGCAGTATTGATGTCCCTGAGTATGGGACTAATGTTTATCTACTTGCTGGTAGCCCCTCCGAACGCCACTATTTTCAATTTACTTGCTTTCATTGTTGCCATGGCTTTATTCAGCTTTCTGACAGATTTGATTGTGCAATGTCCCTTTTTTAAAATTAAATCCCCCGTGAAACTCCCAGTAAAAATTTTAAAATATGGAAGATTCTCAACCCGTAATTGA
- a CDS encoding zinc ribbon domain-containing protein, which translates to MKTCSSCGHVNPDEAKFCGKCGNTLSEPKTQVPPQTHSGARAYSSPTNASNPEPVSDELKWGIIIATIPFFPLGIIMGIIYMNDQNPQKKAVGKTWLWVGLGSVVLACYSLGQINSW; encoded by the coding sequence ATGAAAACCTGTTCATCTTGCGGCCATGTCAATCCAGATGAGGCCAAATTCTGCGGCAAATGTGGTAATACACTCTCTGAGCCAAAAACCCAAGTACCCCCTCAAACCCATTCCGGGGCTCGAGCCTATTCTTCACCCACTAATGCTTCTAACCCGGAACCAGTTTCGGACGAACTTAAATGGGGTATCATCATAGCAACGATTCCCTTTTTCCCCTTGGGCATAATCATGGGTATTATTTACATGAATGATCAAAACCCTCAAAAAAAGGCAGTTGGTAAAACTTGGCTTTGGGTGGGTCTTGGTAGTGTTGTATTGGCTTGTTATTCCTTAGGCCAAATTAACAGCTGGTAG
- a CDS encoding type II toxin-antitoxin system RelE/ParE family toxin, whose product MLDFLDQLEEKARDKILFNVDKVKIENDPKRFKRLNKDIGEFRTLYAKKQYRLFAFWDKSDNQVTIVVATHGIIKKTQKTPRKEIDKALLMMKEYFNAKK is encoded by the coding sequence GTGTTGGACTTTCTGGATCAACTGGAGGAAAAGGCACGAGATAAGATTTTATTCAATGTTGATAAGGTCAAGATTGAGAATGACCCGAAGCGCTTTAAAAGGTTGAATAAAGATATTGGGGAATTCAGAACTCTTTATGCCAAGAAACAATATCGGCTCTTTGCCTTTTGGGACAAGTCCGACAACCAAGTTACCATAGTGGTGGCTACACATGGGATTATTAAGAAAACCCAAAAGACACCCAGGAAAGAAATAGACAAGGCCCTTCTAATGATGAAGGAATACTTTAATGCTAAAAAGTAG